In Manis javanica isolate MJ-LG chromosome 9, MJ_LKY, whole genome shotgun sequence, one DNA window encodes the following:
- the MC4R gene encoding melanocortin receptor 4, with product MNSTHHHGMYTSLHFWNRSAYGLYGNASESLGKGYSDGGCYEQLFVSPEVFVTLGVISLLENILVIVAIAKNKNLHSPMYFFICSLAVADMLVSVSNGSETIVITLLNSTDTDAQSFTVNIDNVIDSVICSSLLASICSLLSIAVDRYFTIFYALQYHNIMTVKRVGIIISCIWAACTLSGILFIIYSDSSAVIICLITVFFSMLALMASLYVHMFLMARLHIKRIAVLPGTGTVRQGANMKGAVTLTILIGVFVVCWAPFFLHLIFYISCPQNPYCVCFMSHFNLYLILIMCNSIIDPLIYALRSQELRKTFKEIICCYPLGGLCVLSSRY from the coding sequence ATGAACTCAACTCATCACCATGGAATGTACACTTCTCTCCACTTCTGGAACCGCAGCGCCTACGGACTGTACGGCAATGCCAGTGAGTCCCTGGGAAAAGGCTACTCTGACGGAGGCTGCTACGAGCAACTCTTCGTTTCTCCTGAGGTGTTTGTGACCCTGGGTGTCATCAGCTTATTGGAGAATATTCTGGTGATTGTGGCAATAGCCAAGAACAAGAACCTGCATTcacccatgtactttttcatctGTAGCCTGGCTGTGGCTGATATGTTGGTGAGCGTGTCGAATGGATCAGAAACCATTGTCATCACCCTCCTGAACAGTACAGATACGGATGCACAGAGTTTCACAGTGAACATTGATAATGTCATCGACTCAGTGATCTGTAGCTCCTTGCTTGCGTCAATTTGCAGCCTGCTTTCGATTGCGGTGGACAGGTATTTTACTATCTTTTATGCTCTCCAGTACCACAACATCATGACGGTTAAGCGGGTTGGGATCATCATAAGTTGTATCTGGGCCGCGTGCACGCTTTCGGGCATTCTGTTCATCATTTACTCGGACAGCAGTGCTGTCATCATCTGCCTCATCACCGTGTTCTTCTCCATGCTGGCTCTCATGGCTTCTCTGTACGTGCACATGTTCCTCATGGCCAGACTTCACATTAAGAGGATCGCTGTCCTCCCAGGCACCGGCACCGTCCGCCAAGGAGCGAACATGAAGGGGGCCGTCACCTTGACCATATTGATTGGGGTCTTTGTGGTCTGCTGGGCCCCATTCTTCCTCCACTTAATATTCTACATCTCTTGTCCCCAGAATCCATACTGTGTGTGCTTCATGTCTCACTTCAATCTGTACCTCATACTGATCATGTGTAACTCCATCATCGACCCTCTAATTTATGCACTCCGGAGCCAAGAACTACGGAAAACCTTCAAAGAGATCATCTGCTGCTATCCTCTGGGAGGGCTTTGTGTTTTGTCTAGCAGATATTAA